From Kaistella polysaccharea:
ATTTTTTAGGATCAGAACGAAGCGGAACAAAATTCTCCACTTTACCAGGTTTTTCACCTCCGCCTTTTCCGAAAACTCTAAATCCGCTCAAAGCAAATTTTCCAGTCGGCATTTTTAAATTTTCCATTTTTAAAAATCGTGCTTTTGAAGGTTTCTCCAGTTCGATGTAGTCGTGAGGAACATCGGTCTTATTTTTACTTTTATCAATTAAGGTTTTCCAATTTTTTCCGTCATTAGAACTGTAGATTTTATATTGATGCGTTTTCCCTAAAGTTTTCCCCTTAAATTCTGCATCCTGATCAGCGTAATTAATCTGAATTGCGTTAATGGTGGAAACTTCACCCAAATCTGTCTGAAACCATTCTCCCGCATTTCCGGATTTTGCAGACCAATACGTTTTGATATCTTCATCAACTGCTAAATTAGATTGATAACCACCTAATGTTGAAGAAACCTGTACGGGTTTTTGATAATTTAAAAGGGTCCAACCAGAAAACAATCCTTGGGTAAAATCTTTTTGTTGTGCAAATTCAGGGAGCAGAGTAGGATAGTCGCCGTAAGCGGTATTGCTATACATCACGTCATCTTTGTCAAAACCTGCGGGCCAAATTCCCAACCTTCTTTCAAAATTATTTTTTACCGAAATAAAAATAGTGGAAACGTGCCAGTAATTTCCATATTTATCCTGGAATGTTGAGCCATGACCGGCGCCTCGAGCGAAACCACCGGGTTTATAAGAAAATGGATTATGACTTTGGTATTCATAACCTTCAAGTGGGTTTTTACTTACATAGACTCCATCAGCATAACCACTGAATTCTGTAGCGGGAGCCCCATATTGCATGTAATATTTTCCGTTGTGTTTGGTTACCCAAGCACCTTCGATGAAAGGTTGTAAGAAAACATTGTCATTATATTCGCCAAATCTTTCCCAACCGTGATCTTCGGGTTTTAGTTTAACGATAGGTTTCACGTAACCTTCTGACTGTAGGGTTTTCGTATTAATTTCGGTTCCTAAAAGTGGCCATTCGTTGCTTGAACCCCAATATAAATAGAGTTTATTTTTGTCTTCGTCATAATGAAAAGCGGGGTCCCAGGCACCGACTTTCAAAGTATCGACTGCAATTTTCCAGTCATCTTTGGTGGGATTGGTAGATTTCCAAATAGGGAAATCAGATTCCCAGGTGGATCCATAAACGTATAAGGTGTCTTTCATTACCCAGGCGGCAGGCGCATTTAAATCATGGGTGTATTTGTTGTCCCGTAAAAATTTCCGGTAGATGAATTTCCAATGCAACATATCGTCAC
This genomic window contains:
- a CDS encoding discoidin domain-containing protein, which translates into the protein MKYKILFLLLMVMGFQKVGAQQKTYCNPINIDYGYTPFDVFSQQGKHRATADPVIVNFKNQLFLFSTNQEGYWYSDDMLHWKFIYRKFLRDNKYTHDLNAPAAWVMKDTLYVYGSTWESDFPIWKSTNPTKDDWKIAVDTLKVGAWDPAFHYDEDKNKLYLYWGSSNEWPLLGTEINTKTLQSEGYVKPIVKLKPEDHGWERFGEYNDNVFLQPFIEGAWVTKHNGKYYMQYGAPATEFSGYADGVYVSKNPLEGYEYQSHNPFSYKPGGFARGAGHGSTFQDKYGNYWHVSTIFISVKNNFERRLGIWPAGFDKDDVMYSNTAYGDYPTLLPEFAQQKDFTQGLFSGWTLLNYQKPVQVSSTLGGYQSNLAVDEDIKTYWSAKSGNAGEWFQTDLGEVSTINAIQINYADQDAEFKGKTLGKTHQYKIYSSNDGKNWKTLIDKSKNKTDVPHDYIELEKPSKARFLKMENLKMPTGKFALSGFRVFGKGGGEKPGKVENFVPLRSDPKKFGERRSIWMKWKQNQNADGYVIYFGKSPDKLYGSIMVYGKNEYFFTGADRTDAYYFQIEAFNNNGISERTEVYKSE